The following DNA comes from Opisthocomus hoazin isolate bOpiHoa1 chromosome 13, bOpiHoa1.hap1, whole genome shotgun sequence.
GCTGCGGGTCTGAGCTGAGGGCTCCTGGGGAAGGCAGAGGTACGGGGCCGGTTTCCCTGTCGCTCTGCCTTGGGCCGGTCCTCACGGATGTTTCTGCGGCATCTTGTACAGCCCGGCTGGCGGCTGCGCCGTTTCCCTTCGGAGGACCTGGCGCTGGCTCCTGTGACCCTCCTGAGCACTGGCTGCTTTTTGGAAAGCAGAGCAAAGTCTGCCCAGTCGGAGCGTTGGTAACCTCTCCCAGCACCAAGCAAAAGTTCTGTGGCACTGGTGCCTGCTCCTGGCCGTTCAGAGCCCAGACTCGTGCGGAGCATAGCGGAACATCCCCCTTCTTGAATAAAGAGTTTGTGTCTTGCCAAGTTCTACGTAGCGATGGATGGGCGTGCTGGCAAGCGTGGGCAAGGAGACAGTTCCCACAATGCCACGCAGGTGTGGAAACACTGGGTGttcagcctggctgctggagacTTTTATCACAAATCCTCAGGTAGAAAGTCTGTAGGTGAAATCTGAAGTTGGCTCAGTCTGTTTCTGCCTCCTATAACAAGAGATGTTGTTCCTGTAAATACTGCTTTCAAGTTTAACAATTCCCTGGTTCCTAAGTGTTTAAATTCTCCCCTGTTTGCTTCCGTAGCTGACTTTGATGAATCTAAGTCCCCCAGCATAGAACAGCTGGATGCACTGAGGGAGTTTGCTGGGATCGCTGCCGGAGCCTCAGGTCCCGAGAGCCTCGCTACTCTTGCCTTTCTTTATATGTGCCTGGCGATTTCGGCTAAATATGGGTAAGGCTGTCTTCCTGCCCCGGGTAAACCTGCTGTCTGGAGTGTTGTTCACCATTAATTGCTTCTGCAAGGTCACGGGAAGGAACTAAATCTTTGAGGCAAAATGAGAAATTACGAGGAATCTCTCTTTGTTTAGGTCCTGAGCACCTCGAGAGACGCTCTTGGGAGCggagcgggtgggtgggtgggatgGGCTGGGAAGCATCTGCTCTCATTTGGGCGTCTGGCTTTGAGGCGCTTGGGTCAGAGCGGTTCATCCCAGCCTTCCCACACAGTTGGCAGCAGTGGAGACAGacatcctccctcccttcctccctccagtgGGCAGCTCGTTGCGTCCTCGCTTAGGTTAGAACAACTGCTACTGAAACGAGCTGTGAATTCCTTGTCTGAGCTAAGTCTGATCCCTCCTGTGGGCTGAATCTCCCTAAAAATATGAGAACTTGGGGTAACCACAGCTCAGGGCTGTTCCAGTTCCTAAGCCTGACCCACACCGTGGATGGTATCGGTGTAAGGTACCGGAGAGGTGCTCAGGGCGGTCTCTGATACAGCCCTGCTTGCTGTCCTAAAGTCAGACCCTGACTTCAGTATTCATAGCAAAGGAATCAAAGGTTAAAGAATTCTGACGTGCAGTTGCACCGTGTTTTGCTTTGCAGTCTCCGAGTTGCTTGGTGATAGCACTGGGGCTGTCACCAGCCTGCTCTGAAACCACCAGTTCGTAGCTCACGTCACTCGCCAGGCAGAGCTCCTGGGCCGGGTGTCGGGGTCTGTAACACAACCCGGCTGCCGTCGGTGGAGGCGGGGGGCACGCGGGCACAGAGGCGAGCGTGGTTCGTCTTCCCCAGCAGGATGTAACCACGCAGCTACAGATctggccgccctgctctaaatggtgacagatATTTAAGCTTTATTTAGAAATACGTTTAAAATCATGTTTACAACAGTCTTTGAAGGGTCTCTTTGTGGTGCTACTCAAGTGTTTAGTTACTAAGTGCCCCTGCTAGCAGCCTGACAAGCCGTGCTAATCATAGATCcaattcagcaaggctttgttCTAGCACAATGGCTTCGCAAGGCTACTCAGCTGTGCTGAGCGCTCCTGAAGCCCGCGCGTCTCGGGCGTGCGTGCTGACGTTGCCGGTTTTCAACCAGCTTGTCCTGCCGTTGGTCCAAGCTGGCACCTTTTGCCTTGGAAACAATGTCTCAAGATGGAACCTGAGGTCCTTGTGCAACATCCTGCATGTTTGTCTTTCAGAGACGTTCCGAGCGTGGACATAGTGGTGTGGTCTGAGCTGCCCacgggagctgggctgggttcAAGTGCGGCCTACGCTGTCTGCTTGGCCGCGGCCCTGCTGACGGCGTGCGGGGCCGTCTCGTGCCCTCTGAAGGACGGAGAGTCCACAGCCAGGTAACGCAGCCGGGAAGCCTCCCCGCTCTGGAGACGCAGCCCGCGGCAGCTCCGCTCTCGGTGCCGCTCTCTTTCTGTTTACCCACAGGGATTCTGGTGCTCCACCTCTCTCGGTCTCCCGGGCTGTTGCTGCGGCCGCAGCGGCAGCACCCTGAGCCCAGCTCCTCGCCCTTCCTCTCCTGTCGCTGCCCTGTCCCGGGGCTCTGACCTGTGAATCGCGTGTTCACAATTTGCTTCTCCTGATAAAATCACCTGGATGCAGGGATTTGGTAAAACGCACGCTGTTTCCCTTATCTGGTGTAAGATATACGTACTTGGGggcaaaaaaaagtctttatttcaccAAGCAAGTAAAATACGCTTCAGTGtggtgatgttttttttttttaagctttatttCCTCTCTGTCCCTGAGCATCTTCCAGGTTTTGCTTTGAGTCCTCATGGAGTCAAGgatcctttctgttttttctgcgctttcacatgattttttttctgcgtgTGGTACATTTCCTCCTGGTCTcccgcctcagtttcccctttgtCAGTGGCTGGTGAAAGGGAGTTTCTTTCCTTCTGCCCTTGGCTTGCTTTCCCTTGGAGTTCAGCCTTGACAAACTGGTCGGCTGTGCCGTGTGTCTGAGGAGGCTCTGTTCGGGGACGCGCATCGCAGCTGGAGCGGCAGAACCCTCTGTGGTGTGCTCAGCGCCAGCTGCACCCTTTTGTGGTCGGCTCCCGCGGGTTTTGTGCGGGGCGGGAAGTGAGGCGGCGCGAGGGGCTGGCTGTGTCCCGCTCCGAAACCAGAGTCTGCAGCCTGACCCAGAAACACGTCCCCAGAGCGGAGCGGTTTGTACGCCGTGCTCGGGCACATCTCCCCAGCAGTCGCACGGCGTGAGACAGGAGAGGCTGGTTCCAGCCCGAGCAGCGAGGATGTCTTCATTCCCTGCTCACACGTCTTAGCTTCAGCTTGAATACagcatgatattttttttttttccttccagctggcatgcagaagggtaAGTGAGAGATGGGGGTGTCAGACTTCAGAAGGTTTTTTGCTTAACATCGCAAGAAAAGAACAGCGTGATATAATGACTCCTGTGTAGAGAAGAATCGCAGCCTCTCAAAGAGGATTAAAAACAAGTGGTTTACAGCAAACCGCGCTTCTATTTTGAGTAGCGGTGGTGTGAGCTGTTTTCCTGAATGCTTCACAGATTAAATATTAGCAAGTGAAATGAAAGGTGTGTGGAGATGAAGACGTTCAGCTGAGGCCCGGGAAGGTGGGGAGTTAAAGGAAGCAGCTTCCAGCTCGCGGGCGGCTCTCGGAGTTTCAGCCCTGCCCGAGCAGCAGTCAGTGACCGTTCTTGTACAAGACTCGTGTTTTTCCAAAATCCACTTTTGTGCCTCTGCTCTCTCGTGTGATGCCTGTTCTGGGCCCGGTGTTCCAAAAACCTGCTGAAGGCGCGTTCTGGCTGCACCGAACTCCGGCTCTGGTCTCTGCAGAGCGTCTCTGATGCCGGGGTCTCTGATCCCGCGGGCCGTGTGGACGCTGGCTTGGGCTGTGCGCTGCGTGTCGGCAGCGCAGGCGGCAGGGAGGGTTGGGGACGGGTGTTTGTGTGCCTGCCCGAGCCTCGGGGTGCTACGGCAGGGTGCAGGGGTGTCAGGCTTCCCTCGGGGTGCCTGGGTTTGGGACGGTCCTTCGGGGCGGAGCGAGCGAGCGCCTTTGGAATAACCCCCTCCGGAGCTCGCCGGTCCGTGTGGGTGCCCGCCCTGCAGAGGCAGGCCCGGAGCGGTGGGGTTTGGAGAGGCACCGGGGGAGAAATCGCGGTGGTGGAATTGCGGTGAAGCCGCAGCCGGCGGCTGCGTTGTGACTGGCAGCTCTGTGTTTGCTCTTGGTGTTGCTACCGCCCGTTAATTAGCGTGTTCGGTCAGGGGCCTCGGCCCTTGCTGAGTCTGACCCAGCACCCTCTGTGCCGGCGTTTAAACTCTCGACGCGCTCACCGATTTGTGCGACTGCTTTGAAGACAACAGAAAGACTCGGTTTTGTGTTTTTTAGCGTCGCACCTTCTGGACCTGCATTTGGTTCCCTTCTGCGCTCGAAGTGCCAGCAGCCGGCGCAGCTGGAAGTGTGAGGAGTTAATCCCTAAAAATCAAAGCCTTGCTGGAGACAGTAAATCAGTTCAAACGACACCTTTCTGACCCACTTTGCGAGGCttctgcagctgagcagctggCAATTAGAGGCTGAAGTTGCATGTGCGAAGTGCAGCTTTTACTGTGCTCTTCTCACGTCTGTAAACTCCCCGTCCTGCCTGTTGGTGGGAAGGATCTCGGGCCAAGACCGGGGTAACGCGCCGCGTCAGGGAGCTGGGGATAGCTCTGGGCTTGCGTTCAGTTAATTTTGATCATCACCAGGCCAGGGCTAGGATCTTCCCCCTGATCCTGCTCCCTCCCTCGCCGCTGGCCGTGCCGAAGGGTCCCGAGTGCCGCTGGGCGCTGTGAAGGGCGATGCCAGCTCCCTGCTGAAAGGACGCGGTGCGTGGAGGGGACTCGCGGTGCTGGGGCTTCCTGCAGCAACCGGGTGCCTGGTACGGGCCCCGCTGCTTTTGTGTCGCCCACGGCCTCTGTCCCACCTCTCCGTCACTTGGCGTCTGCTGGTTTCGGCTGTGTGTTGGAGTCATTTTCTTGCCTTTCAGGTGGACGGAAGAGGAGCTGGCTTTGATTAACAGCTGGGCCCTCCAAGGGGAGCGGGTGATCCACGGCAACCCCTCGGGTGTGGATAACGCTGTTGGCACCTGGGGTAGGTGTGGGTGTTTGCGGAGAGGCGGACGgggtggcagggcagcagccacGTCGCCGTTCTCCGCTGCTGTGGAGGGGTGGTGAGTGGATGCCACAAGTTGGGTTTCTGCAAACAATAAGGcttggctggagctgctgcagggacaCGGAAACTCCCAAACAGGTCCCTGTTTCAACTTGGGTAGAGGGAATCCTTTTGTGCCTTGGTTTGCCCCGCTGTGAGCTGGGACCGCTGGCAGAAACGCTGCAGTGACCCCAGAGATCTGCGTCCCCCCGGCAGGTGCTGTGGGGCAGAGACCCTGCTGCAAGTAACTGGGATTTAAAGATTCTGGCGTGAACAAAGAAACCTAATCCTGCCCCAAGCATAAGGCGGTAGAAAATGCGGTTGGACAGCTGTCATTTAGTTTCAATTAGCAGAGACTTCCAAGTGTTTTGGAAGTGTCCTTGGAGACTTTTAATAATCTTTCTAATGAGACCTAATCGCAGTGCCTCCGCAAAAGCGGGAGCCAAGTGAGACGTTCCTTCTGGACAGCGAAATTCCGTGCTGAAGGGCGGCCGCTGACATGAGCGCACACGTTCAGTCCGGTTTGAAACCTGCACGCTTGGCTCTGCCCCAGGGACTCACTGCTTAGttctttatttttgcagtaaAGATTTAGTGCTGGCCGAACTCTTTGCCTGTTAAAGAACATTTAATGTGAGTCCAGAGTAGAGGAGAGCAAGGCACTGGGTTAACTACGTCCGGCCAGACCCTCTCCTGAAGTCAGCAGGGTTAGGCAGGTTGGTGCTGCCTGAGAACGTGGTTCACTGAGCTGGTGTTTCTTGCAATCCCTGTCATGTGCTGTGGGTGAGGTTCGAAAGATGAAAGGCCTTCTGTCTCTGACAGCACGGCGTTATCTCTCGGCTCGCTGTGTGCGGAGACAATGCATGTGTTTTACTTTAGGTGGAGCCCTGAGATACCAGTCAGGAAAAATCACACCGTTGAAGaggtaatatttaaaaataacacttaCACTCGGTGGGTGGAATATGTCAGAGCAGCGTTGGGTGGATCTCGCAGGGTAGGAGATTGATGGGGACCGCTAACGGCGTGGCGGGAGGGCTTAGTAGCCAGGTTTTGCCGTGGGTGTGGGTAGCCCGAGTGTCGTCTCGGTTTGGGGTGGACAGGAGCAATGAAATGTTTGGTCATTATCTGACGTTGGATGAACACAGCACAAAGGATCAATATTAATTTCATGGCATTGTGGGCAGCAGGAACGGATCCGCTCCTGGCAGCGAATGACATTGCGGGGAGGGGGAACTTCTGGCTTACCTGGTGGTGGGACTGGGGGAAAACCAAGCTGCGGAGACAAACCCGGGTCCCGCGTGTTCCTTCTGCCTCCCGCCAGTGAAGGATAATCTGACTCCATTAAAATCTTTCGCAGTGCATGAAATTGCCCCATTAGCAGTTAATGGCTACTGCTGGCCGGCCTCGCAGATAGAATTTCGAAGGGAAAATTTTGCTTGAATAACATGGATTTCAGTAAATACGTTACAGTCCTATTTATAGCACTGGTACGGTGGTTGGATCTAAGAGGAATAAGCCTGAACCCAGCCAGCACTTAAGCACctgcttaacatttttttttaaactaacagcGCTCCTTATCTTGGGTGCCTGGCTCGAATGGGCCTTtggaggcaggaggagctgcgTCTGGGCCTTGGGAGCTGCAGGGGGCTGCTGAAGGAGGGAGGTGAGGACGTGTCTCGTTGCTTCCAGGGTGCCAACGCTGAGGATCTTGCTGACCAACACAAAAGTCCCTCGAAGCACCAAGGTCCTGGTGGCTGGTGTCAAAGAGAAGATCCTGAAGGTGCGGCACGGAGATGTGcgctggggcagggtgggggaatAACCCTCACAAGCGCAGGTCTCCTCAGGGGGGACGGCACGTCTCGTGGGGGTCTCTTGGGAGATCTCTGCTGTGGTCACCGCGTTCCGGCCCGCTGCTGGCGAGCACCCGGCCGCCCTGGGAGCGGGGGTTCAGCTCGccttctccctctctccagcACTGACAGTGCTTGCCACAAAAATCACCAGTTCCTCCCTCTggcctgttttcttcttttcttccagtttctgcGGGTGGGAGCAACTTCCCGTTGCCCTGCTCTGCAGGGTCAGTGGATGAGTAGCCCCATGTGTGGTGAGGAATTGTCCAGCtctgagagactggggctggttttACCAGAAGCCTAGCGAGCAGTCTCCTCACATCTCGCCTTCCCCCCTCTTCTCAGTTCCCGGCCATAATGAACCCGGTGCTGGACTCCATCGATGCAATTTCTCAGGAGTGCCAAAGTGTTCTGGAAGCGATGCCTGCAAATCCATCACCGGAGTATTACCCTGTGCTGGAGGTAAGGGGCTTGTTCGCCAGTAGTTTTAGACACTGGTACTGTTGAACATCAAAATGTCGTTTAAAGAACATTAGGCCTAAGAAAAAATTTGATAGCAGGAAATGTTCAGTTCCGAGTGAAACCGTGGTCTCTCTGCGCTGCTTTTAATGCCCTCCCTGGAGCCAAGTGACAGCAAATGCTGCTGGCGTCTCCCCACAGcggtgcagagggagggagggagcggacCTGGTGCTTTGTGGACCTGTAGCTCTGGAGGTTTCGCTTCCTTTGCTAAGAAACGTGAAGTGAGTTCAGGCCGAGGCGCTGCCCGCGCCGCGGGCCGGCCGCGCTCGCTCCAGCAGTCGCTGCCTGCGAAGCAGCTGCTTTGTCATTGCCAAGGCTGGAGTGAAGAGCAGAgaacccagcagcccctgggttGCGATGGACTGGGTACGAGCCAGCTCCCATCGCTCTGTGCTCATCCTGGCTCCAGAGAACGACGAACAGAGTGGTGCCCAGAGCCGACCTGACATTGATGCATGAGGTGCACGCAAAGCTCGGTGTTTGTCTTGGCTTTGTTCGGAGGAGGAGAGGCTGCGGCGGTGGGGGGAATCGCGCTTCCAAGCGGAAGAAGTTTCTGCAGCGCTGAGCGCGCTGTAGCACCGGTTCGTGGGGGTAAGGAGGTGTGACAGTGTCCCAGCTGAGGCAGACCTGGCCTGGCCCTGGGTGCCACGCGACTCGCACGGCCACGAACCGTTTGGTACCAGCGGTGCGGTTCCTTGTCGGCAGCTGGATCCCTCCCCTGGCTGTCCCGTGAGGAGCTCTGCTTGTCCTTGCCCTTGCTGGCAGGTTGGTCCCTCCGCAGCCATCAGCGGGCTCCGGAGGTGCCGGAGCGGGCTCTGGGGTGGGACGGAGCTGCTGTCCCGGCTCGGCCCGCTCCCTGAGCAGATGGGTGGTCCGGCCTTGTCTCTGCGTCGCGCCTCGCTGCGCGTgggtgagctgctgctgggactgccGCAAGCACGGGAGGGTCTCCCACGGGATTGGCAGCAAAGTCCTTCTGCTCCCTTCGCACCGAGAGGGTGGTGGGTTTCTGTACCCGTCGGGGTGGGCTGAGCTGGGTCGGCCGGGGGAGACCCGGAGTCTGTTCGCAGCACAGCTTCAGACACCTCCTCCCCACCTTCACGCCGCGCTGCTCAGGCTGTCGGGAGTGTTGGGGGACGGGGAAGAGGAGGGCTAATTTGAAGTGTGCTTTGAGATCCTCGCGTGAAAGATGCCAAGGCAGCCTCGTATGCGGTGCCTGGGAAGCAGCGCTGCGGTGAGCAGGCTTCTGTCTGCAGCCTCGTGGTTTGTCCTGTGCTTGAGGAGCCCGCAGAGGCACGGCTGATTATATGCAGCGTAGATATTTGGCTGTTTCTGAAATGTGCAGTTCTGGACAGCGCTGTGTTTGAACCGTCGAGCTAGTCTACTGTGTCATAAGCTGTCATCCGATTCCTGGCAGATTTTTGGTTCAGGAGATGACAGGTGTCTGGGATCATCATAGACAGCGCTGTGCCCTCACTCAGGCATAGAAAGAGGCCTCTGGACGGACGTCTGTCCAGCCTGGCACACAACTGGTGATATATGTGACTGGCTAATTCGTGTCCTTGCATTTCTTCAAACGTGGCACAGAAATGCTctggggcgggagcggggagagggATTATTTCTGCACCGTCCCCTCGGCGTGGTGCTGGCAGGAGACGCGTGCGGAGCTGAGCGCGGGCGATGTGACTGCCGCCTGCCGTGCTGCGGCCCGGCTCCCGCTGCTCCCCCTGCGCAGCGTCGCTCCCGGCTCACCCCGAGCCGCAGGCGGGGAAGCGGCCGGTGGCCCCGGCTGGAGGGAGAGCACAGGGTTCCTCTTTGGGAGCATCACTGGGACGGGTCCCGTCTCGGCTGGCTCCCTGCTCGTGACACCCACGGGGACAGCGATGGGAGCAGCCACCACGCGCCGGGGAGATGATGTCGGAGCAGCGTCCTCCGCTGACCGTGCTGATGGGCTGGAGGGCACTGCGGTGCGGGGGGTCAGTGCCTGGCCAAGCCCTTCCCTCCTCAGTTCCTCACCTCTGCTACCGGGAGGAGAGAAGCTCCAACTCCCACCTCGGTGGGGTGTTGTCCACCTCTTGGCCTGTTGGGACTCTGCAGCCGCGGCAGCTTTCTCCAGGAGGTTTGTGGCTGGCTGGGGCGGCGCGGCAGAGATGCCCCTGCAGCTCGCcagagctgggcagccctgcttGGAGGGTTGCCTTGCCCGGAGACTGGCTTGCACCGCTCCCCTCTGAAGGGAGGACCCTCTGGACCCCGCTTGTGCCGGGTGCCAGCTGTGCCACTGGTGAGAGGCCCCTTGGCTGGCGGCCCGGCGAGGAGGGAGCAGCGCTGCACAGCGCAAGCAAGGGGAGGTAGCTCCGCGTCGCCGCTCCCCTGCGCCTCGTCGGGGAGGGAGCCATGGCTGTACAGAGCCCCTCTCTCACCACATGCTCATCTCACCTGTGTGCGCTTGCTTTTAGGAACTCTTTGATATAAACCAACACCACCTAAACGTGATGGGAGTCGGCCATCCCTCCCTGGACAGGCTGTGCCAGGTGACGGCGTCCCACGGCCTGCGTAGCAAGCTgaccggggctggcgggggcggcTGCGGCATCACCCTGCTGAGACCAGGTCAGTAGCCCTCTGCTCGCCCGGGGCACCCTGCCCCCGGTCCGCGTGGGCCTGCCGGCGGGGTCGGCTCTGGGAGCGGAGGGACGCGGTGCTAGCCCTCGTATGGCCGCGGTGGGATGCGAAGCCGTGGCACGAGCGCGGGGTGGTGCCACCCGGCCACGTGGTTTGCCACGCTGCATACGAGGGTGGTTCAGCACGGtcgtttacagaatcacagaacgtttggggttggcagggacctctgtgggtcacccagcccaaccccctgcccaagcagggtcacccagagcaggctgcacaggaccttgtcctggcgggtcttgaatatctccagagaaggagactccacaacccctctgggcagcctgggccagggctccgtcaccctcagagtgaagaagttcttcctcatcttcagctggagcttcctctgcttcagtttgtgcccgttgccccttgtcctgtcgctgggcaccactgaaaaaactttggccccatcctcctgacccccaccgtgcagatatttgtaagcatacgTGTGTCACATCTTCAGGGCATCGGTCCTGTTCCACGGGGCCCACGTTTGAACGTGTGCTGGCCCGTTGCGGTCTCCCTGCGGCGGCCTAGCTGGCTAACTGGctgctcttcccttcctcttggcAGACACCTCCGTGCTGGCCGTGGAAGCAGCCAAGCGAGACTTACGTGCCTGTGGATTTGAATGCTGGGAGACCAATATCGGGGCCCCCGGAGTGACCCTGCACTCCCCCTCGTCTTTAAACGCCCAAGTGCTGCGTGCGCTCTCTGAGAGTTAAGCTGCTGCCTCTGGCAAGACCCAGCTCTTGGCACCCTGTCCTCAGAGCGAGAGCTGTGCGTGCCCGGATGCCTTGAAGCTGCTCTCCTGCGTGGCTGTGGGCCTCTAGGCACGGGTGCGGAGCCGGTTTCGGGGCTGGCATCGCTGGGAGCGGGGACTACGATGAGGACCCGGGAGCGACCGCTTGCACTCGGCCTTGGTGCGAGTGTGACCCGGGCTCTGGAAATCCTGTTTGGAATTTATTGTGCTAATCCcgaggggcggggggagaggctgTCGGCTGGGATCCAGCGCGGGTAAGGACGCTTTGCTTGGCGCTGCCGCTTCGGGTGGGTGCGGTGAGgtctcctccctgctcccgcGGGCTcctgcgcgggcgggcggcgaggcTGGCGAGCTGGACGTGTTGGGGCGAGAAGCGTCGTGGCAGCTCGGGGCTTGGCGCTCGGGTCCCCGCTTCTCCTGGACTGCAATTCGCGGTGAAGAGGAAACCTTTAAATACGGCTCTTACCTGCTGCTAATGAAGAGTTGGgtaattaaaatgaaagaaacagcCCATTCCTGATGGAGTTATCCCTGTTTGTGGTCTTTGCCATAATCTCGGCCTGGGCTGATCAGCGGGGTCCCGCGGCCGGGCTCTGGTTGCCGATCGCGTGCTGGAGATCAGGCTCAGGCAGCGACTGTCACTGCTGGGAGGGTGGCTGACGGGGGCAGAGCCTGAAGGCTCCTCTGTGGTGGCTGTTCTGGCGTCTCTCGCGCTTCAGCCCGACACGAGCGTGTCCTTGACCCTGGGTGTGCGAACCCTGCCAAGGCAGGGACGGGGGGTGGAGGGAGACGCTTGAAGTCATTGTTTTTAGGTAggacacaaaaaccccaaaaaaccaaaccactcgCCTCCTCGCAAGCTGACCATAACTTGCAGTTGGCAAACTACGAAACCTAAATGTGTTTAAACTTGTTAGACAAACGTAAATGCCGTTTTTACAGTTGAGATTTTAATGAGTCGTACCCCAGGACTGAAGGGAGGGGGCAGGTGAGTGCCTGAAGCCGACGTCTCTTGGAGTGAGAGGCTGACTCGGAGTGGCCGTGgtctctgctgtccctgccaaaGAGATTTTATCGTGGTTTTGCTTCTCTGGGGTTTTTGGAGGGGGTCTTTTCAGGCATCGCTCCGCTCGGGAGGTTCTTCCTTCAAAGCCGAGCAGTAAATTGGCAGCGGGGGGGGGAGCTTGCTGCCCGCTTCAGTGCAGAGTGACAAACGTCATGCAGGAGGAGTTGGGACACACCAGCTCTGGAACCCAGGCGGCGTGGTGGCCAGCTGTAGCTCGCTGTTCGGGTGTAAAACTGTCTCTGGTTTTAATAAACTGACGGGTTTTTATGTGCAAAGCGTTCTTTGATAATTACGCTGggtacaaaagggaaaaaagcacctTACGCCGCTTCAGCGAGAGCAGGTTTCAGATGCGGGGTTTCTACATGTCTGATTACAATTCCACTTTGCATCCCAGAACGGCTTTACGCTCATCGCGAGGCAGAAAGCCTGATAAATAATTTACCGTTCTCTAACACAGTGTAACCAGTGCGAGTCTCTGGGAGCGCGTTGCCGCTGGAGCCGCCGGAATCTGGCTGTAGCCTCTCCCCGTAGCGCAGAGAAAAGCCGAATCCAGCGCGGAGAGACCGCTTCAAAACGGTGTGTCTGGGGCTGATCCTCGTGAGCCGCGTTCCTCGGAAGGCGGCCtcgtgagtgctgggggagcagcGAGGAGAATGGAATGAAAATTCTGGTTTAAAGCGGAATTAAAACCGGTGGTTTAAACAGAGGGGTGGCTGCGGGGGCCTGGGAGCTGCCCgcgtccccctgcgctgcccgcgTCCCCCTGCCTGGGCCACGCTCCCGGGCTGAGCGAGGGTCTGTGGCCCCAGCCTTGGCGTGGGTGGGCAGAGGGGGGCCCCGGGCTGGGTTCTGCGAGGGTTCTCTGCTTCGCCGgagcctggctctgcctgccccaTGCCATGGGGAGCGGGACTGCCGGAGCCAGCGGCTGGAGCCGGTCCCGAGTTGTTAGAAGCGAGCACAGATTTCGCGTCCGTCTGTGAGCACCCGCTCCctccttcacagaatcccagaatcccagcatggtgggggttggcagggacctctggggtcacccagcccaaccccctgcccaagcagggtcacccagagcaggctgcacagcaccgcgtccaggcggggctggaatatctccagagaaggagactccacagcctccctgggcagcctgggccagggctccggcaccctcagagggaagaagttcttcctcgggttcagctggagcttcctctgcttcagtttgtgcccgttgccccttgtcctgtcgctgggcaccactgaaaagagtctggccccgtcctcctgacacccaccctgcag
Coding sequences within:
- the MVK gene encoding mevalonate kinase isoform X2: MDGRAGKRGQGDSSHNATQVWKHWVFSLAAGDFYHKSSADFDESKSPSIEQLDALREFAGIAAGASGPESLATLAFLYMCLAISAKYGDVPSVDIVVWSELPTGAGLGSSAAYAVCLAAALLTACGAVSCPLKDGESTARWTEEELALINSWALQGERVIHGNPSGVDNAVGTWGGALRYQSGKITPLKRVPTLRILLTNTKVPRSTKVLVAGVKEKILKFPAIMNPVLDSIDAISQECQSVLEAMPANPSPEYYPVLEELFDINQHHLNVMGVGHPSLDRLCQVTASHGLRSKLTGAGGGGCGITLLRPDTSVLAVEAAKRDLRACGFECWETNIGAPGVTLHSPSSLNAQVLRALSES
- the MVK gene encoding mevalonate kinase isoform X1 encodes the protein MWARGLVLSAPGKVILHGEHAVVHGKVALAVALDLRTFLRLRPCGEGGLRVRLPGVGVERSWDGAGLRALRGGFAADFDESKSPSIEQLDALREFAGIAAGASGPESLATLAFLYMCLAISAKYGDVPSVDIVVWSELPTGAGLGSSAAYAVCLAAALLTACGAVSCPLKDGESTARWTEEELALINSWALQGERVIHGNPSGVDNAVGTWGGALRYQSGKITPLKRVPTLRILLTNTKVPRSTKVLVAGVKEKILKFPAIMNPVLDSIDAISQECQSVLEAMPANPSPEYYPVLEELFDINQHHLNVMGVGHPSLDRLCQVTASHGLRSKLTGAGGGGCGITLLRPDTSVLAVEAAKRDLRACGFECWETNIGAPGVTLHSPSSLNAQVLRALSES